Part of the Leclercia sp. AS011 genome is shown below.
CCAGCGTAATAAATTGTTTGTCTTGTGACTGTTGCCAGCGCAGCTCAAACCAGCCTGCCATTAGCATCAGCACCCAGGGGCGCCAGCATTGTACCTGACGTTGCAGACGGGACAGCTCAAGCTGTGCGGCCTGCGCGTAGGCAGCGAGCAGCTGCTGACGCTGGGCGTCGCTCTCTGTCCAGACGCTGGCCAGCTCCAGCGCAACGTCGCCGTCTCCGGCGTACTCCCAGTCCAGCAGCCGGACGCCAGCCGCGGTATGAACGATATTACCTGCATGAACATCCATATGCAGCGGCGCCAGCCGCAGCGGGCGCGGCTCCCCCCGTTTTTGCAGCCGCTTATGCCATTGCAGCCACAGCGGCGTGCGACGGGACGGCGCGGCCTGCAGCCAGTACTGCTCCAGCAGCGGGGCCAGGGTGATGCGCCAGCCAAATCTGGGCTGTTGGTGCAGATGATACAGCATCGCGGCCAGCGCGGGTGCGGCGGGTAATCCGGTTTTGATCTCACCGGTGAGATAATCGACCGCTATCCAGCCGGGACTGTAAAAATGCGGCTGGGGGGCGATGTCGGCGGGAAGATGGCGTAGCGCATGGTACTGACGACGAAAATGGGCTGGGGTGGCCAGCGCGGCGTGACACTGGCGCAGCACCAGTCGCCGCCCGGCGTGCTCAATAATGCAACTCGCGCCGCTCAACCCGGCGTGGGTCTGCGGCGCGATAAGGCGATACTGCGGGAAAAAGCGCGACAGCAGTGTGTCGCGCGTCAGGTTACTGTTGCTGAACTGCACCTTTACCTGACCAGATAATTTCACCTGTCTGAACCAGCATCAGCTGCATTTGCAGCGCTGGCGCGTTGACGTTGCCGGTCGCGCTGGAGTAGAGCACATACTGCGCCCCTACGTTGCGGGCAATGCCGATAGCTTTACTGCGCGAGCCCAGGCTGTCCTGTGGGGAGAGGCCCAACTGCTGCTTGGCTACCGCCAGCTGCTGCGCGGACACCAGGGTAAATTTGCCGTTGTTCGCCAGCGCATTGCGCAGCGTTTCGGTGGCTTCTCCGGCGTTCAGGCTGCCGTTGGTGCGGTTATTGACGCTGTCCACCAGCAGCACGCTGCCTGCGTTGACGCCCTGAGCCTGCAACATTTTGGCGACCATTGGCTGCATCGCGCCGTTCCAGTCGTAATGACGTTCACGAGGCGCAGGCTGAGCGGTCTCTTCCTGATGCTCGATCGGGCCTGGCTGTGCCGGTACTGACGGCACGGTTGGCACGGTAGGAACGGGCTGTGTTGGCTGGACCGGCTGTTGTGCGCCTGGCTTCACCTCTTCAACCGGTGCAGGTGGCTGCTCGGTACGGCTAATACATCCCGAGAGGAACAGGGCAAAAGCCGTGACCAGCGCGTAACGACTAAAATTTTTAATCAAGGATCACCCCTTAGAGATAGAGATAAAGTCTGACCTTATGCGCACCCAGATAGTTGGCGCTGCCGTAGAGCGTGACCGACGAATTCGCCGGGATAGTCACGCTGCGTGGCGCCTCAAGCGGGTGCATTTCCAGGCCTCTGGCGTCATACCAGAAAAAACGGTAATGGACGGTAACGGACTCTTGTCTTTCATTAAACAGCGTTGAAGAGGCAGACGGCTGGATCTCGCTAATGGTCAGCGACGGTTTTTCAGCGGTAATGCCCGCCGCCAGCACGGATGACTCCATCACTAATGTTTGCTCATCATTAACGGGGATTGAAGGCTGAGATTTGCATCCCGCCAGCACCACCATCATCAAAAGCATCGCAATCCGTCCACCGGGCATCTTAAAGACCTTTATGCGCAAGCATCGGCCCCAGCGGACGACCGCCAAGCAGATGCATATGAATATGATAAACTTCCTGACCACCGTGGCGGTTACAGTTCATGATCAAACGGTAACCGTCTTCGGCCACGCCTTCCTGCTCAGCAATTTTCGCTGCTACTGTCAGCATACGGCCTAATGCCAGTTCATGCTCAGTTTTCACGTCATTTACCGTCGGAATCAGAATATTAGGAATAATGAGGATGTGGGTCGGCGCCTGCGGAGAGATGTCGCGGAAAGCGGTAACCAGTTCATCCTGATAAACGATATCTGCCGGGATCTCGCGGCGGATAATTTTACTGAAAATGGTTTCTTCAGCCATGAGGTTTTCCTTATTCATTAATCTGGCGACGTGCCCGGAGACAACCCACTCGGTGCAGGCGCATTAGTTTGTGACACGACTCAAGAGTATGAGCGACTTTCTCTAATCCTTTCAACCTTATCCCTCGATTTCTTTCCTTATAGCGCAATTTATACGCAGCGGTTTAGCGCGCCCTCCCCTGAAATCTTAAAACATAATTTCAGATACGGCTGAAACCTCTGTTTACAGGTTTAATCACAATGCGTATATTTCGCATTTGCATTTACATGCGCATTTCATACATAGAAAACGACCTCAGACTGTAGCTACAGAACTGAGGCATAACATTCACACTTCACTCAGAAGGTTTGCTGATGTCTTTCACGAATTATACCAGGGACGGGCAACGCCAGCCTGTCACTAACCCCTCGCTGCTCGCAGCCTGTATTGCTTTCGCGTTGACACCCGTCGCGACTTTCGCCGCCCCGGCGGAAGAGACGGTTATTGTTGAGGGCTCATCGCAGGCCGACGCCGCGGATGAAAGCCATGACTACAGCGTAAAAACCACGACTGTGGGCACCAAAATGCAGATGATCCAGCGTGACATTCCACAGTCAGTGACGATCGTCGGCGAACAACGCATGGAAGACCAACAGCTGCAAACCCTGGGCGACGTGATGGACAACACGATGGGGATCAGCAAAAGCACCACTGACTCCGATCGCAGCAACTTCTACTCTCGCGGTTTTGAAATCGACAACTACATGGTCGATGGCATCCCAACCTACTTCGAGTCGCGCTGGAATCTGGGTGATTCTCAGTCGGACACCGCCCTGTTTGAGCGGGTTGAAGTGGTGCGCGGGGCCAACGGCCTGATGACCGGGACAGGCAACCCGTCCGCAGCAATCAATATGGTGCGCAAGCATGCCACCAGCCGCGAGTTCAAGGCCAACCTGTCGGCTGAATACGGTAGCTGGAACAAACAACGCTACGTGATGGATATGCAAAGCCCGCTGACGGAAGACGGCAATCTGCGTGGCCGCATTGTGGCGGGTTATCAGGACAGCGACTCCTGGCTCGACAACTACAATCAGAAGCGGACCTTCTTCTCCGGGATTCTGGACGCCGACCTGGGTACCAGCACTTCCCTGTCCGCAGGCTACGAATACCAGCGTATCGACATTAACAACCAGACGTGGGGTGGATTGCCGCGCTGGAACACCGACGGCAGCGTCAGACATTACGATCGCGCGCACAGCACCTCGCCGGACTGGGCTTACAACGACAAAGAGTTCAATAAGGTCTTCTTTACCCTGAAGCAGCGCTTTGCCGACAACTGGCAGGCCACGCTGAATGCGACCCATACCGAAGCGAAATTCGACAGCAAAGCGATGTACCTCGATGCCTATGTCAACAAGAGCACCGGCATGCTGGAAGGGCCTTACGTGAACTACGGTCCGGACTACGCCTACATTGGCGGTACCGGCTGGAACAGCGGCAAGCGTAAAGTGGATGCGGTGGATCTGTTTGCTGACGGGGGCTACGAGCTGCTGGGTCGTCAGCACACCATGATGATTGGCGGCAGCTACAGCCGTCAGACCAACCGTTACACCAACTCCTGGGCCAACGTCTTCCCGGATGAGTTCGGCAGTTTCTACGACTATAACGGTAACTTCCCGGAAACCAACTGGGGATCGCAGTCGCTGGCCCAGGATGACACCACCGACATGAAGTCGCTGTACGCGGCAACCCGT
Proteins encoded:
- the thiK gene encoding thiamine kinase — translated: MQFSNSNLTRDTLLSRFFPQYRLIAPQTHAGLSGASCIIEHAGRRLVLRQCHAALATPAHFRRQYHALRHLPADIAPQPHFYSPGWIAVDYLTGEIKTGLPAAPALAAMLYHLHQQPRFGWRITLAPLLEQYWLQAAPSRRTPLWLQWHKRLQKRGEPRPLRLAPLHMDVHAGNIVHTAAGVRLLDWEYAGDGDVALELASVWTESDAQRQQLLAAYAQAAQLELSRLQRQVQCWRPWVLMLMAGWFELRWQQSQDKQFITLADEIWCQLEETE
- the lpoB gene encoding penicillin-binding protein activator LpoB — translated: MIKNFSRYALVTAFALFLSGCISRTEQPPAPVEEVKPGAQQPVQPTQPVPTVPTVPSVPAQPGPIEHQEETAQPAPRERHYDWNGAMQPMVAKMLQAQGVNAGSVLLVDSVNNRTNGSLNAGEATETLRNALANNGKFTLVSAQQLAVAKQQLGLSPQDSLGSRSKAIGIARNVGAQYVLYSSATGNVNAPALQMQLMLVQTGEIIWSGKGAVQQQ
- a CDS encoding YcfL family protein codes for the protein MPGGRIAMLLMMVVLAGCKSQPSIPVNDEQTLVMESSVLAAGITAEKPSLTISEIQPSASSTLFNERQESVTVHYRFFWYDARGLEMHPLEAPRSVTIPANSSVTLYGSANYLGAHKVRLYLYL
- the hinT gene encoding purine nucleoside phosphoramidase — encoded protein: MAEETIFSKIIRREIPADIVYQDELVTAFRDISPQAPTHILIIPNILIPTVNDVKTEHELALGRMLTVAAKIAEQEGVAEDGYRLIMNCNRHGGQEVYHIHMHLLGGRPLGPMLAHKGL
- the fhuE gene encoding ferric-rhodotorulic acid/ferric-coprogen receptor FhuE; its protein translation is MSFTNYTRDGQRQPVTNPSLLAACIAFALTPVATFAAPAEETVIVEGSSQADAADESHDYSVKTTTVGTKMQMIQRDIPQSVTIVGEQRMEDQQLQTLGDVMDNTMGISKSTTDSDRSNFYSRGFEIDNYMVDGIPTYFESRWNLGDSQSDTALFERVEVVRGANGLMTGTGNPSAAINMVRKHATSREFKANLSAEYGSWNKQRYVMDMQSPLTEDGNLRGRIVAGYQDSDSWLDNYNQKRTFFSGILDADLGTSTSLSAGYEYQRIDINNQTWGGLPRWNTDGSVRHYDRAHSTSPDWAYNDKEFNKVFFTLKQRFADNWQATLNATHTEAKFDSKAMYLDAYVNKSTGMLEGPYVNYGPDYAYIGGTGWNSGKRKVDAVDLFADGGYELLGRQHTMMIGGSYSRQTNRYTNSWANVFPDEFGSFYDYNGNFPETNWGSQSLAQDDTTDMKSLYAATRISLADPLHLILGARYTNWRVDTLTYGLEKNHTTPYAGLVYDINDNWSAYASYTSIFQPQNYRDSSGKYLDPITGNNYEAGLKSDWMNSRLTTTLSVFRIEQDNLGQSTGRTIQGSTDTAYESVDGTVSKGVEFEINGALTDNWQMTFGATRYVAEDNNGKAVNPQLPRTTVKLFTSYRLPAMPELTVGGGVNWQNSVYTYQDTPYGTWRASQGSYALVDLFTRYQVTKNFSLQGNLNNLFDKTYDTNVEGEIVYGEPRNVSVTASYQF